The DNA sequence CAGCGCCTGCTTGTACACATTCCGTTCTTACTTCTCTTGCAATTGTGTACTTTGCATTTGAACTAGTTGGCTTGCTTTGTGCTTCAatgtttttgctgtttttatcGTAGACTTAGCCTTTTCGCTAGCTGTCTCACTCTTCGGCTTGGTGCTCGGTCGTCTCGGATATCGTCCTAGTAGCAGATACATGGCTCGATTTGTTTTCAGGAGAAGTTGTCACGACTTCACGCTCAGTTACAGTGACGGCCGTGGTCTCTTCTACAAGGACTTCCCGAGTAGCAGGTCCTTCTTTCGCTGCCTTTCTCTTTCCACCGTGCACGGCGTTAACTTTCGGCGTACGGTCCGTCAATGGCGAGCGGTTTCTTGGCCGGGTATTCCTTTTCGTCGTGGACTTGCTGTTCGCGCTCGAGCTCAACGAGTTTCTAGACCGCCGAATCTTGTTCCTTCTATTTGCCTGAAGGTCACTGCTGATGCTCGGTGTGCTGCGCCTTGACTTGAGCTGACTGTCGGCTCTGGGTTTTGTGGCCTTGGTTCGGTTTGACGTCGAGCTTCTTGACCGGTGCTGCTTTTTAGCCCTAGAGGCTGTTCCTCCCGCGCTACTCGAAAAAATACTACGTGTTGAACGGTTCACCTTCTTGGCACCTTGTTTGTGGCGGGTGACTGGGCTTGACGACCTTGATGGTTTGTTGGTGGTGCTACTCTTTCCACCCTTGACCGCTTTGATGCGAGATGGCTTTGTCGATATACGCGACTCAATGCTGCTGCTCTCCTTGTCGGTAGTAATCTCCGATGCCACGCAAGCTAAACACACTCCATTAGCGCTTGAGATATTTACGGACCTTTGGTTCTTTGCTTTGCCGCTCGAGCAGGTTGACGACAAGGTCGATGGTCGACGTGCCTTCGTGGCCCTGCCTTTGTGGGCAGCGGAGCTGGTTGAAGGCGCGCTTGCTGCCCTTCGCCGTTTCCCTTTAGCACTGCTGCTGAGAGATCTACTTGTTACCGTGCGTTGCCTTTTGGCCTTCAGCTTTGGACGACCCTTGCTACCTTTCGAGGAGCTCCTTGACCGCCGAGCCTTCTTAGCAGTGCGACTGCGCCCGCTGGCTACACTTGATGCCACGCTCCTAGACTTTCGGTTTCTCTTAATGCCGACCTTTTTTCCAACACAGCTACTCAGAGAGCTGCTAGCAGACTTGCGTCGCTTTGTTGTCCGGATGTTTGAACGGCTGCTTCCACCTCTCGCCGAAGCAGTCCTTGACCGCTGAACCCTCTTAGCTGCGCTGTTTTGCCGACCCGACCTGACTGAAGACGAGCTCGCACTTGGGCTTTTCTTGACCCGACGCGCGGTCACACTTCTGTTCGGAGACCTGCTGGGGGACGAGTGCCGTACTTTAGCCTTGAGCTTTATCCGACTGTCTTTGCTTGTCGACGACGTGCTTCCTGATCGCCGAGCTTTCTTGGCACTGCGTTCGCGTCCACTTTCCTTGCTTCTTTCCCTGGTTCTCTTGACGCCACGCATTTCTGTCCCCAACGTCGTCCGAATACGACTGCTTTTTGACGACAAGGCTGATCGCTGAATCCGTTTAGCCGAGTGCTTCCTCCCACTAGCAATGCTTGGCGATCTGCTCTTTGATGGCCCAACTCTTGTAGCGCTACGCTTGGCACTGCGGCCACCGCTCGATGCTCTTTGTGTTGATGCACTGCGTCTCCTTGCCTTGCGTGCATGTCTGCTGCTGCTCCTGGATGATAAGTTTTCTGATGCATGTCTGGTTCTCGTCTTGCGCTTTTTCCCATTTCGACTGCTGCCAGATAATTTGCTTCTTGATGACCGAGCGTTCTTAGTTGCTTTCTTATGCTCTGTGGTTAAGCTTGATGACCTGGTTCTTGACTTGCGCGTTGCTTCAGCCTTAATAGACCTAGCCCTGTGCCCGCTGCTTCTCGAACACGTAGGAAATGATGTGCTCTGTCTCGTAGCTATGCTTGTTCCTGTGCTGCTCCTCGAAGACGCTTTCCCAGATGTGGGCCTTCGTGTAGTCTTGTGCCTTCTCGCGTTTCTGCTGCTGCCGGACGACTTTCTCCTCGGTCTCCGAGTCGGCTTAGCCACATGCTTGTCTACTGATCTCACGCTCAAAGAGCTGCTAGCATGGTAAGCTTTTCTAATCCTGCTGTTTTGTCCGCTGCTTCGGCTCAATGACCTTCTTCTTGACCCACGACGCCTCTTCAACGCGCTGGCGTCTTTTATGCGTCTCGAGGACGTACGCGTCGATTTCCGGCTGCTTTTGTGGCTACGCTGTTtcttgcttcgtctgctgccagACGATATGCTCCTTGACCTGTGAGTTCTCCTAGGCGTAGCCACGCCCGCACTAAGCGCACTTGATGACTTGATTCTGGAACGTTCAGCCTTTCTAGCCTTGGGCTTTCGTACACTGCCCTTGCTAGATGACCCATGTCTTAGTTCGCGCTGCCTGCTTGCCTTGCCTACGTTTCTGCTGTGTCTTGCTAACTTTTCCACAGAAGCTTTCCTTCGTCTCGTCTTGCGCCTTGTCCCACTTCCAGTGCTGCAAGATGACCTGCTTCGTCCACGCCGCACTTTCTTAGCCGCAAGCTTGCCCCTTGCTACTCTGCTTGAAGACTGACTCTGTCGCCGGCCCTTCTTCGCTTTGCGCTTGCTACGGCTGCTACCGCTTGCTGATGCGCTCGGTGACCTCTGTCGCCCCTTCTTTCGGCCTCTACTAGTCTCACCTTGGCTCGAAGGTTCTTCCTCAGCATGCTCTTCGGGGCTAGAAGGTGCCTTCGACGTCGCTTTGCGACTTGCTTTGCTTTTCGGAGCACTTTCCTGCGCCGAAGGGTCACAAGCGAAGCACACTCCAGCCATATTGGCAGCCCTGATGGAAGCAACTCGTCAGTACTTGCGGCTCTGTCGACGTTCCCGTGAAACTTCGAGTGGCCTGTGACGCAGTCTTCGCTCTTCGCACATAGGGCTGGCTGCTCCGGGGTCCCTGCGTGACGAAGCAGACTGGTCGCCAGTTGTCTAATTTAGAATCGCATCTGGGGATGCAGGTACATATTCCCGCGTCGCCAGTATGCACCGAAGCGGGCCACTGGAATCAACTTCTTCTCCTCTATAAGCAAGGTACTTACCCATTGCGAGGAAGAGAAAAACGAAGAgtatgaaaaaaaattgtactttTACGTGTTTCCTGAAGTTACACTGGCTGACGTAATGCCAACAGGAAACAGAAATTCATAGCGAAATTTGACTTCCTCAAGCGATTTTTTTATGGCGCTAAAGAGTCCTACCATGAATAAGCATACCAAAACATACGTCGCCAATTAAAGTATTGAAGTGACCCAGCTAGGGAAGACACGTCGATCAAGAGTAGGGATCAGACAGCAGTGGCGCATAGCACGCAAACGTTGGCACACGGGTACAAGAAAGCGATGACACTTGGCCTTGTGGCACTTTCCTTCCTCACCCGCCTAGAGTATGCCAGCATAGTGGGAAAGAAGCGCACCTTTATGCGTGCCTTGAAAGCTTGCGTACTGTTGGTCAGTTTGGGtataatggcacaaaggcaactaaggccatgctgcgccagtcgcAAATCAAAAGGAAACGCAACGTTGGAGCAGGTAAACATGCAttacattatagttggtgtaaTTAACGAGTTTTCTCTAAAATGTCGAACAGGTTAGTAAATTGCACTAGGGGGTCACCTGCCAGTAATAGGGCCGGGTGTAATGGTATATGTAAATTATACAGGTTGTGTAAAAACCTTCGTCTCTGtgtatcgatgtgtggacatgttattaggatgTACATGAGTGTAGGAGGTTCATgacatttttcgcaagttggaGGGTTTActtttcggaggaggaaattgcgcGTCAGATGTGTTTGTCCAATCCGAAGTCGACCCAAGATAACCTCGTAAAACCGTTGCTGGGGActgcatgacttccactcgccaactacaGGTTTAATAAGATGTAGTTTGTTGCTGTCAGCTCAAGCTTCTGTTCCCTTTATTTCTCTCTATCCTTCCCCCTTTTCACGCGGAGGGTACAAACGGGACACTGTTTAGTTAAACTCCCTTTCTTTGATTTCACTGGTTATCTCGGTCCACCCACAGTAACATTTCTAGCAATTAGACCTAATTAGCAATGAACATAaataggcggatgatgatgatgatgatgatgatgatgatgatgaccacttTTGTCACACTGGCACATGGCTATgatggaggattggccaagaaaggacacacataccgaatggctaaatcaaaggAATCGTTGAATATATACTGCGCTATTTCATAATAATGATCAGCGCTCTTTGGAGATACTTATGAGCCGACGTTATTTGATTAGACTTGACGCTGTTATTCATTGGTTTATTACGCAGAACAGAGACGTGCTTACTGGCACTATACATGTAATTTCATATGGATTGATCTGTAGGTCCGGTACGCACGTAGTTTCGAAATAACTGTGTCGAAGGCCGTGTACCACGGCCTTCGACAGAGTAAGCCATTTGCTCTGACGAACGCCGTGCGCGTGCTCCTTCTCTCTCTCcgctagatatatatatatatatatatatatatatatatatatatatatatatatatatatatatatatatatatatatatatatatatatatatatgaagatgCACATTTATTTCGGCGTTTCGGCCAGTGAATGACCTTTCTCAACAGTAAGCTTACAAGCACAGATAGTTCAATTCAACATTTTTGCTGGAAGCTGATGTTAATGGGTACAATTCGTGTCCTTGAGAGGTAAACAAAAGGACCAAGAGCAGTGGTATTCCTCATGGGGGAAATAATGCATATGATGCACTGCGTGTAGCCGAAATGCATCCACTACATCAAAAAAATAattacttcattcattcattaatatATACAGAAATACGAGAGACACAAGTTGCCAACTTCGCGGTGTTATCTTTGCTTTATTTATGCATCAGTTTCGGTCAGTCCGTCGACCGAAACTGTTGGGTAAATAGCCATAACAGCGAAGTTGTGCCGCTCATCTTTCTAAATACGCTTGACCCATTGAAAAATCTATTTACTGCATATATTTGGACTTAGTAGTTAGCAAGACCTGTACTACGCCCCGAAGACGTGGCGGACCGATCGCAGTCAAGGCAAACATCAATCTCAAGATGGGTCCCGACAAACGATGACGACGAAGAATTCCATGTGATGAGGATCATGCGCAGACGGTGAAGAAGTGCCTAAGAAATGACTAGCACTTGCAAAAGTACCGACCAATGCAGGTGCagacagcagaagcagcagcctcGCCAAACCCCAGAGGTCATGCAAAATAAGCTTCAGTTTAAAACTAAAGTAGACACCACCCAGACATTCTAATAGATCATAGGGCAACCTGCGTCATTTGCCCTTTCACCGAAACTGCGTTCTCATTTGTCAGTCCAATTTGCCGCTACTGATTCTGCGATCGGAACCGACAGCCAAACGCGCACTTGCAAGTCGTCTTCTGAGGCATACTCCTCACTGCTTGAACTCTAGAGAGTGCGTCGCGAGTCACGACTTTCCcatgacttaaaaaaaaaacactatcgTCCGATAATGCGGTGCGAAGGTTTATTCATGTATTCAGCAGAACAAGGAATCGTCCACCTGCTGTCTGGCGTCATCTGCTACACGTACGTGCGGgtggaggcgaaaaaaaaaacaacttgtgaGGGAGCGTCGCGTCAGAAAGCTGAAGCCAACAAAAAGCCGGCTAAACATGCAAGCACGTCCCGGTAGGCTTTGTTTCCAACCGCCGCCCTTTGCTAACGGTGTTCAGTAAAAACACTGCGTGTGACGGCAAGGTGTGCCGGCGCTCGCATGTTGCAGCGAAGGCGATGGATACGCTGCAGCTAACGACGAGGCATGTACCGGGAAAAAATGCGCACCGAGTGTTATGAAATGCACCCGCACAACAGCGCATCGTCTAAAGCCTATCGAGAACCATAAGACACTTTGCCGAGTCTGCCGAGCACGGGATCAAACGATGGGCCAAGTTTTGGAGGCACACGAGAGAAAAAACGCGCGAGAGAAAACGAGACGGGTCGGCATGCGCGAGCATTTATTAATGAAAATAATAACGAAGTtaggaacgcgttcttaaatgtttCATAGACAACGCATAGTCCGCACAAGAAGACGTTCTCCAATTCCTTAtaattttcgttattaaatgttcgcgCAAGCCGCCCTTGAGCTTGCGAATGCAGGCTGCGAGACTCTCGGGTGAACCCAGTCAATGACCGCTGACGGAACTTAAGTGGCAAGTCGTATCCGCCTATTTCGCCGGAGAGCTTTCGATTACTGCAGGGGCCGACCCCTACTCGAGACCCGCTCTAAATTTTAAATTGCAAGATGCGGCCCATGCTTCCAATCTGGCATTGTTTAGCAATTCGTTCATTCACTCATTCGTTCATTAATTTCCTTCGTCAAAACTTGCTTCAGAAAAAACAGAACATTTCGGATAAGAAGTACCTTGAATTCGCCAGTTCAGCGTAGGACCGCATTCTGGCTGTGAAGATGTGCCCTGTGTGCTCTACATGGAGTACATCGCCGGGGTGATCATTAGAGTGCACTGCCATATCAGGGCACTTTATCATTGCGCTCACAGCGCGCGGTGTCATCGACATCTGCTATCTGTGCGCTTTAACGGAACGACGTCCGTCGCTGTATCTTCCCACATCTATAGGCTGCTTGCAGGCATCAGGTTATTTCATGTCGCTTCGAAATGTTGCGTAAGCTGATAACAGACGGTCCTTCCTCATGATTATCAATACCGGTGAACATGACAAGAGCCAGCTGACTTAAACATGAAACAACTGTCAATGCCGAATAACAGGGTTTACAGAAAAGCGAAGTGTAAATCTCTTCTAGCGTATACAATCGCCTAATAGTATATGCTCCCTCATTGGGACGCTCAGTTTAGTATAAGGGTAAACGGACAGCGTTATGGAAGCGAACACTGAATTACAGCAGCAGGAGGCGCATTTTCCCGGTacaagcgaaaaaaataaaaaataaagcaaaaacagAACAAATAGAAACGGTGCACACCTGTTCGGTTAGAGAATTAGACCACGACATTTGTAACCACTTAGGCCTAATGGCGTTTTTCTTCGACGAAGCGGAAGGCGCCTGTGGACGCTTCCTACGGTATCTtattttccatttatttatttatttatttatttatttatttatttatttatttatttatttatttataacgtTGCCCCTCCGAGTTGAAAGCCTAGCAGGCGGTCAATGCAAAAAGTGTTAGAAAGTTACAAATATGCTCATAAAGGGAGCTTTACAAGCGAAAAacaccatattttttttaatttcaacaTTTCACAAACGTGCGCAGTGTGCAAGCACAAAAGTAAAGTGCCACCGCTGCCTGAGGAGGTTTACAAGTAGCACATTGCAAATGGCTGCACCCGGAAGAGAACATAATGACACACTTTATGTACTGCCGCAATCATCATCTTTGACAAACTCATTGAAGGCCAAAGGGTCGTACCCTGGGATCGAGAACTCGACCACGCACATTCTATCCGGACACTATGACAATGAAGTATGCCGTGTTGGTGCAGTGGATttggcgttgcgttgctaagaccgaggtcgcgggaccaattcccggccgcggcggccgcatttacatgtgggcgaaatgcaaaaacgaccgtgtatcgtgcactgggtgcacatgaaaagaaccccagggggtcaaaattaattcgaagtTCCGCACTatccactacagcgtgcttcataacCATATCGCGGTTCTTgcatgtaaaatcccagaatttgcATAATTTCAAAATTTATATTAAACCTCACCGTGGTTTTTAGGCGAAGTGCGCATGTCATGGCATTTGAGACGACGCGCCAAGCGATTAACAGGACTCGTGGTTATCTGCCTGAAATCTACTCAGGTGCAATGCGCCATCTCACCTATACTTAAAGAAGAGTCACTGCGTTCCCGGTCATTGtcaacaaggaacccgtacgtgTCCGAAAATGTCAAGTTCTTGTATTTTTGTTATTCTCTTGGCGAGTGTTTGTTTTGCTTTCATAATGTCATGTAAGCAATGCTAGGGCAGTCACAATGCACATTTAGGCGCTACGACACGTTTGTAGGCCGAATCCTAGGCGTTCTTTTCCTTTACAGTGATAGCTGCTTCTAGCTCACTCCTTTAGTCGTTCTGATGTCCGTCGGTGTCCGTTGCAGGAATTCTAAAGTGCTTTGCGACAAGTcttcaaatataaaaaaaaaattgttcggaGTGCCTCGAGCGGATTAAAAGTCCGCGGTGCCGCACAGTGCAAGTCGGAGTCCACTCAGCCACTCTCCCTTTGTTCCTATTTAGTACATGGGAAACAAAACTGAGAAAATAATACAGAGATATCATCGCCACACGCTTACTCAAAACCCAGGTTAACACGCACCTGCATCCAACAAGTGAATCGAGTCCGGAGGAAGTTCTTGCGCTGCTTTCATCAGGCACTGCTGAGCCCTGCCGTTATGAGGCGTGAATCCACTCTGAAGGACACACGCGACACCGCAAGGCAATATTGGATTCGCTCCTTCGGTTCATACATGAGGCGCAGCTACAGGAATACATCTAAAGTGCcttgcttcccccccccctctccaatTTCTACCTGCCACATCCCCCCTTCCTCTTTTTCACCGCCATGAATGATGCCTTCCGACAAGAGTTGGAGAAGTATTTAAATAAACATACTTAAACAAGAACACTTCTGGTATAAGCTGTAGtttcacgaaagaaagaaaatgacctAGTAGATTGCGAACTATCGGAAACTTCAATGACGCAGTCTATATCTCCAGAGGCAGCATTTCAAgacaataaaatgaaatgaaattcacCACGTTGACGTCATAAATGTGGTACGGATCCCCATCGACCTGTAAAGCCGTTGTGTGCTCGGGAAGCTGAGCAGACACTGCTACGTGCAAGCGTTGGCCATTAAGATCGTGCAGATGCATATagaacaataaaaagaaacattgctatATGTATAGGACCCTTTATATAATAATTTATCGCCGAAGTATAGTTTGATGCTAAAAAGTAATTTGTTGAGACATTTCCGCGCGCATTACATTTACGTGAGCGATTtcagggttttctttttttttttctagaagccCTCATTTCACCAAGGCCACTTAAACGAAGagcggtttcttttttttgttttattgtttattttagtACGAAAAACTTCTATCAAAATTGCCTTTGGCAGCGCTGTACCGCTTCTTCAGGTACATTCGTGTAAGAACTCCAAATGAACAGCACAAGCAATCGCAAGGCTCACGTGCCCAACTAAGAAGATTCAATAATTACCTTTTTAATTATTAGGCCTCTTCGAATACCAAAATTGTCCAGTTGAACAAAAGTAGTCGAGGAAAACAACCTTCGATTACGGAAAATTCCCCATTTCTAAACACGCGAAATGAAAGGTACCGTGCAATTTGTTTGGCAACAAAACACTTGTTTGCATTATTTGATATGTGTAATGCCGTTTACAACTGCTTGTCACTTGACCCGAGATGCTTGTAAATGGGCAATAAAGAAAAGTACAGTCCTATTTGCTTTTCGATGACAATGACATCAATTAATAAAAAGAACAGCCCGTCTCATATTTATGTAGCAGAGTGTCGTGCCTTTTTAAGGAGCTAAGAGA is a window from the Dermacentor albipictus isolate Rhodes 1998 colony chromosome 6, USDA_Dalb.pri_finalv2, whole genome shotgun sequence genome containing:
- the LOC139060799 gene encoding serine/arginine repetitive matrix protein 2-like, coding for MAGVCFACDPSAQESAPKSKASRKATSKAPSSPEEHAEEEPSSQGETSRGRKKGRQRSPSASASGSSRSKRKAKKGRRQSQSSSRVARGKLAAKKVRRGRSRSSCSTGSGTRRKTRRRKASVEKLARHSRNVGKASRQRELRHGSSSKGSVRKPKARKAERSRIKSSSALSAGVATPRRTHRSRSISSGSRRSKKQRSHKSSRKSTRTSSRRIKDASALKRRRGSRRRSLSRSSGQNSRIRKAYHASSSLSVRSVDKHVAKPTRRPRRKSSGSSRNARRHKTTRRPTSGKASSRSSTGTSIATRQSTSFPTCSRSSGHRARSIKAEATRKSRTRSSSLTTEHKKATKNARSSRSKLSGSSRNGKKRKTRTRHASENLSSRSSSRHARKARRRSASTQRASSGGRSAKRSATRVGPSKSRSPSIASGRKHSAKRIQRSALSSKSSRIRTTLGTEMRGVKRTRERSKESGRERSAKKARRSGSTSSTSKDSRIKLKAKVRHSSPSRSPNRSVTARRVKKSPSASSSSVRSGRQNSAAKRVQRSRTASARGGSSRSNIRTTKRRKSASSSLSSCVGKKVGIKRNRKSRSVASSVASGRSRTAKKARRSRSSSKGSKGRPKLKAKRQRTVTSRSLSSSAKGKRRRAASAPSTSSAAHKGRATKARRPSTLSSTCSSGKAKNQRSVNISSANGVCLACVASEITTDKESSSIESRISTKPSRIKAVKGGKSSTTNKPSRSSSPVTRHKQGAKKVNRSTRSIFSSSAGGTASRAKKQHRSRSSTSNRTKATKPRADSQLKSRRSTPSISSDLQANRRNKIRRSRNSLSSSANSKSTTKRNTRPRNRSPLTDRTPKVNAVHGGKRKAAKEGPATREVLVEETTAVTVTEREVVTTSPENKSSHVSATRTISETTEHQAEE